From a region of the Lactuca sativa cultivar Salinas chromosome 4, Lsat_Salinas_v11, whole genome shotgun sequence genome:
- the LOC111879152 gene encoding uncharacterized protein LOC111879152, with the protein MANLSKLEFMALDISGKKYLSWILDAEIHIDAMGLGNTIKDVNPLNEASSQEKAKAMIFLRHHLDDGLKAKYLTIKDPADLWNNLKERYDHQKTMILPRARFDWLHLRLQDFKSMS; encoded by the coding sequence ATGGCAAACCTTAGCAAACTTGAGTTTATGGCTCTTGACATTAGTGgaaaaaaatatttatcatggATCCTTGATGCTGAAATCCACATTGATGCTATGGGTCTTGGAAACACCATAAAGGATGTAAATCCTTTAAATGAAGCATCAAGCCAAGAAAAGGCTAAGGCGATGATTTTCCTTCGCCACCATCTCGATGATGGATTAAAAGCTAAATACCTTACTATAAAAGATCCAGCTGATCTTTGGAATAATTTGAAAGAGAGGTATGATCATCAAAAAACTATGATACTTCCTAGAGCTCGTTTTGATTGGTTACACCTTCGGCTACAAGATTTTAAATCTATGAGTTAG
- the LOC111879151 gene encoding uncharacterized protein LOC111879151: MVLQQQYREKGFKKYCELISYLLVAEQNNELLMKNLQSRSTGSSPFPEVNATSSGYNRCGSNRIRGRDRGRGRGRGGCRHNNLPNNNNNISNHQKWESNKNPHPNDKSGQGKKKVENVCHRCGMTGHWLRTCRSPKHFVDLYQASLKYKEGKNAETNFVQNYFYEDQLEMGHLNVADYLANTEGTNGVMDGDGSTQFFP; this comes from the coding sequence ATGGTCCTGCAACAGCAATATCGTGAGAAAGGGTTTAAAAAATATTGTGAATTAATCTCATATCTTCTTGTGGCTGAACAAAATAATGAGCTCTTAATGAAAAATCTCCAATCACGTTCGACCGGTTCTAGTCCATTCCCTGAAGTGAATGCGACATCATCTGGTTATAACAGATGTGGGTCTAACCGTATCCGTGGCCGTGATCGTGGTCGAGGTCGTGGACGTGGTGGATGCCGTCATAATAATCTtcccaacaataataataatataagtaacCACCAGAAGTGGGAGAGTAACAAAAACCCACATCCTAATGATAAAAGTGGCCAAGGCAAAAAGAAAGTTGAAAATGTTTGTCACCGATGTGGAATGACCGGTCATTGGTTGCGTACATGTCGCAGTCCAAAGCATTTTGTTGATCTTTATCAAGCTTCTCTAAAATATAAAGAAGGAAAAAATGCGGAAACAAATTTCGTTCAAAATTATTTTTACGAAGATCAACTAGAAATGGGACATTTGAATGTCGCCGATTATCTTGCCAACACGGAAGGGACAAACGGTGTTATGGATGGTGATGGAAGTACCCAATTTTTCCCATAA